A window of the Nisaea acidiphila genome harbors these coding sequences:
- a CDS encoding aromatic ring-hydroxylating oxygenase subunit alpha — MSARNYMLALLTQRQPGYSLAQPFYRDPDIFRLDLEQIWYREWLFAIPACELPKAGSYVTHKVGDYRVIIVRGADNVIRAFHNTCRHRGSIICKAAKGNAPKLVCPYHQWTYELDGKLLWARDMGPDFDASRHGLKPVHCRELAGLVYIYLADDAPDFDAFADLARPYLKVHDLENAKVAHQSSIIENGNWKLVWENNRECYHCSGNHPSLCRTYSDDPSLSGVSGDKPSPKLQAHFDRLEAAGYPSTFRMSENMQYRLARIPLQEGAESYTMDGKPAVSRFLGRVKDTSAGTLVKFHYPTTWNHFLADHSITFRVTPISPTETEVTTTWLVNKDAVEGVDYDLKRLTEVWEATNDEDRVVVEDNQQGINSPAYEPGPYSPGQEDGVISFIDWYCATMGKRLRPSLIAAE; from the coding sequence ATGAGCGCGCGCAACTACATGCTGGCCCTTCTGACCCAGCGCCAGCCGGGCTACAGCCTGGCCCAGCCCTTCTACCGCGATCCGGATATCTTCCGGCTGGATCTCGAACAGATCTGGTATCGGGAGTGGCTCTTCGCGATCCCGGCCTGCGAGCTGCCGAAAGCGGGCAGCTATGTCACCCACAAGGTGGGCGACTACCGGGTGATCATCGTGCGCGGGGCGGACAATGTGATCCGCGCCTTCCACAATACCTGCCGGCACCGCGGTTCGATCATCTGCAAGGCGGCCAAGGGCAACGCCCCGAAACTGGTCTGCCCCTATCATCAATGGACCTACGAGCTCGACGGCAAGCTGCTCTGGGCCCGCGACATGGGGCCGGATTTCGATGCGTCCAGGCACGGCCTGAAGCCGGTGCATTGCCGCGAGCTCGCCGGTCTCGTCTATATCTATCTCGCCGACGACGCGCCAGATTTCGATGCCTTCGCCGATCTCGCGCGCCCCTATCTCAAGGTGCACGATCTGGAAAACGCGAAGGTCGCGCATCAGAGCAGCATCATCGAGAACGGCAACTGGAAACTGGTCTGGGAAAACAACCGCGAATGCTACCACTGCAGCGGCAACCATCCGAGCCTCTGCCGGACCTATTCCGACGATCCTTCTCTCTCCGGCGTCAGCGGCGACAAGCCCTCGCCGAAGCTGCAGGCCCATTTCGACCGGCTTGAAGCCGCGGGCTACCCATCGACCTTTCGCATGTCCGAGAACATGCAGTACCGGCTCGCGCGGATTCCGCTACAGGAAGGCGCGGAGAGCTACACGATGGACGGCAAGCCCGCCGTCAGCCGCTTTCTCGGCCGGGTGAAGGACACCTCCGCCGGCACGCTGGTGAAATTCCATTACCCGACCACGTGGAACCATTTCCTCGCCGACCATTCCATTACCTTCCGGGTCACGCCGATCAGCCCGACCGAGACCGAGGTGACGACCACCTGGCTCGTCAACAAGGACGCTGTCGAAGGCGTCGATTACGACCTGAAGCGCCTGACCGAGGTCTGGGAAGCGACCAACGACGAGGACCGCGTCGTGGTCGAGGACAACCAGCAGGGCATCAATTCGCCGGCCTATGAGCCCGGCCCCTATTCGCCGGGCCAGGAAGACGGCGTGATCTCCTTCATCGACTGGTACTGCGCGACGATGGGCAAGCGCCTGCGTCCGTCGCTGATCGCGGCGGAGTAG
- a CDS encoding (2Fe-2S)-binding protein: protein MAKIHVTTTINGEPTEFLCEPHHTMLDVLRDNLGLTGSKEGCGSGDCGACSITLDDRLVCSCLMLAAEAEGHEIETIEGMADGDKLHPLQQKFLEMAALQCGICTPGVLVAADALLKKNPNPSETEVRYWLAGNLCRCTGYDKIVRAVLETAAEMRGAAE, encoded by the coding sequence ATGGCGAAGATCCATGTGACCACCACGATCAACGGCGAGCCGACGGAATTCCTCTGCGAGCCGCATCACACCATGCTCGACGTGCTACGCGACAATCTCGGCCTCACCGGCTCCAAGGAGGGCTGCGGGTCCGGAGATTGCGGCGCCTGCAGCATCACGCTCGATGACCGCCTCGTCTGTTCCTGCCTTATGCTCGCGGCCGAGGCCGAAGGGCACGAGATTGAGACCATCGAGGGCATGGCGGACGGCGACAAGCTGCACCCGCTGCAGCAGAAGTTCCTCGAGATGGCGGCCCTGCAATGCGGCATCTGCACGCCGGGCGTGCTGGTCGCGGCGGACGCGTTGCTGAAGAAAAACCCGAACCCGTCAGAAACCGAGGTCCGTTACTGGCTCGCCGGCAATCTCTGCCGCTGCACCGGCTACGACAAGATCGTCCGGGCGGTTCTCGAAACCGCCGCCGAAATGCGCGGCGCCGCGGAATAA
- a CDS encoding FAD binding domain-containing protein, which yields MTEIQYVAPSTLDEAISAYAAADGAARILAGGTDLLVQMRSGMVKPGLIVDIKKIGEMSAIEELPDGGFRVGAAVSGAVLEEHPKFGKVWPGVLEGLNLIGSTQVQGRASAGGNLCNGSPAADSVPALVAAGAIANIKGPKGSRELPVENVPAGPGKTNLEPGEILVSFTFPARPKGSSDAYLRMIPRTEMDIAVVGCGVSLTMDGDTCTAARVSLGAVAPTVLLVEDAAKALIGSTLDDAALDKAAAACSAACNPIDDKRGTVAYRTKVAGVLLKRTAAIAADRAKGG from the coding sequence ATGACAGAGATCCAATATGTTGCGCCGTCGACGCTCGACGAGGCAATCAGCGCTTATGCCGCGGCGGACGGTGCGGCCCGCATCCTCGCCGGCGGGACGGACCTTCTGGTGCAGATGCGCTCCGGAATGGTCAAGCCGGGCCTGATCGTCGACATCAAGAAGATCGGCGAAATGAGCGCGATCGAGGAACTGCCGGACGGCGGGTTCAGGGTCGGCGCCGCCGTCTCCGGAGCCGTGCTTGAGGAGCATCCGAAATTCGGCAAGGTCTGGCCCGGCGTTCTGGAGGGGCTGAACCTGATCGGTTCGACCCAGGTCCAGGGCCGCGCGTCGGCCGGCGGCAATCTCTGCAACGGCTCGCCCGCCGCGGACAGCGTCCCGGCGCTCGTCGCAGCCGGCGCCATCGCCAACATCAAGGGACCGAAAGGATCGCGTGAGCTCCCGGTGGAGAACGTTCCCGCGGGTCCCGGCAAGACCAATCTTGAACCCGGCGAAATCCTGGTGAGCTTCACCTTCCCGGCCCGCCCGAAAGGATCGAGCGACGCCTATCTGCGGATGATCCCGCGAACGGAGATGGACATCGCCGTGGTCGGCTGCGGGGTCAGCCTGACGATGGACGGCGACACCTGCACCGCGGCCCGGGTCAGCCTCGGCGCGGTCGCCCCCACAGTCCTGCTGGTCGAGGATGCCGCCAAGGCCCTGATCGGCAGCACGCTCGACGATGCGGCTCTCGACAAGGCGGCCGCCGCATGCAGCGCGGCCTGCAATCCGATCGACGACAAGCGCGGTACCGTCGCCTACCGGACGAAGGTGGCCGGCGTGCTGCTCAAACGCACCGCGGCGATTGCCGCCGACCGCGCCAAGGGAGGCTGA
- the pcaG gene encoding protocatechuate 3,4-dioxygenase subunit alpha: MQSLYRLKESPSQTAGPYVHIGCVPNFCGIGGVYEEDLGTSMVNEKTKGERIKVSGTVYDGTGTPLKDALIEIWQADADGLYPSPEETRGTADPNFTGFGRKAGDYQTGEWVFETVKPGAVPFPDGRMMAPHITLWIVARGINIGLQTRMYFPDEAEANAKDPILTRIEHQNRVPTLIAEKTGDGAYRFDIYLQGENETVFFDI, from the coding sequence ATGCAGTCGCTCTATCGTCTGAAAGAAAGCCCGAGCCAGACCGCGGGCCCCTACGTCCATATCGGCTGCGTGCCGAATTTCTGTGGCATCGGCGGCGTCTACGAGGAAGATCTCGGCACCTCCATGGTGAACGAGAAAACCAAGGGCGAGCGGATCAAGGTCTCCGGCACCGTCTATGACGGCACCGGCACACCGCTGAAGGACGCCCTGATCGAGATCTGGCAGGCGGATGCGGACGGTCTCTATCCGAGCCCCGAGGAGACCCGCGGCACTGCCGATCCGAATTTCACCGGCTTCGGCCGCAAGGCAGGGGACTATCAGACCGGCGAATGGGTCTTCGAGACTGTCAAGCCAGGCGCAGTGCCGTTCCCGGACGGCCGGATGATGGCACCGCACATTACTCTCTGGATCGTTGCGCGCGGCATCAATATCGGCCTCCAGACCCGGATGTACTTCCCGGACGAGGCGGAAGCGAACGCCAAGGATCCGATCCTGACCCGGATCGAGCACCAGAACCGGGTGCCGACCCTGATCGCGGAGAAGACCGGCGACGGCGCCTATCGTTTCGACATCTACCTTCAGGGTGAGAACGAGACGGTCTTCTTCGACATCTGA
- the pcaH gene encoding protocatechuate 3,4-dioxygenase subunit beta yields MSLTNQRPAAGFFARDRGWQPEALTPQYKTSVARSPSRALLTMPQTLSEVTGPVFGHNMLGPLDNDLTLNFAKPGESAIGPRIIVYGRVLDEAGRGVPNALVEFWQANAGGRYRHKKESYIAPLDPNFGGCGRCITAEDGSYEFRSILPGPYPWPNRGNDWRPAHIHFSIFGQGFAQRLITQMYFEGDPLIWKCPIVDVVPHREGIESLIAALDMESTVPMDARAYKFDIVLRGRRSTLFENRLEGN; encoded by the coding sequence ATGAGCCTGACCAACCAGAGGCCGGCGGCCGGCTTCTTTGCCCGCGATCGCGGCTGGCAGCCGGAAGCGCTGACCCCGCAATACAAAACCTCCGTCGCGCGCTCACCCAGCCGCGCCTTGCTGACCATGCCGCAGACCCTGAGCGAAGTGACGGGTCCGGTGTTCGGCCATAACATGCTGGGCCCGCTGGATAACGATCTGACGCTCAACTTCGCCAAACCGGGAGAGAGCGCGATCGGCCCCAGGATTATCGTCTACGGCCGGGTCCTGGACGAAGCGGGCCGCGGCGTTCCCAATGCGCTGGTTGAATTCTGGCAGGCCAATGCCGGCGGCCGTTACCGGCACAAGAAAGAAAGCTACATTGCGCCGCTGGACCCGAATTTCGGCGGCTGCGGCCGCTGCATCACGGCCGAGGACGGCAGCTACGAGTTCCGCTCGATCCTGCCCGGTCCCTATCCCTGGCCGAACCGCGGCAACGACTGGCGCCCGGCCCATATCCATTTCTCGATCTTCGGCCAGGGCTTCGCCCAGCGCCTGATCACGCAGATGTATTTCGAAGGCGATCCGCTGATCTGGAAATGTCCGATCGTGGATGTCGTTCCGCATCGCGAGGGGATCGAGAGTCTGATCGCGGCGCTCGACATGGAGAGCACCGTGCCGATGGATGCGCGCGCCTACAAGTTCGACATCGTGCTCCGGGGCCGCCGGTCGACCCTGTTCGAGAACCGCCTGGAGGGAAACTGA
- the pcaC gene encoding 4-carboxymuconolactone decarboxylase, which translates to MSERYDNGMKIRRSVLGDAHVDRAEAAKTAFDEPFQSFITEGAWGTVWASDKLTRRERSMITLALLAALGQWDEVAMHVRASANTGATPEDIREAMMHVAVYAGVPAANHALKIIKKTYSEMGVEI; encoded by the coding sequence ATGAGTGAACGCTACGACAACGGCATGAAAATCCGCCGCTCCGTCCTGGGAGACGCTCATGTCGACAGGGCCGAGGCGGCGAAGACGGCGTTTGACGAGCCGTTCCAGAGCTTCATCACCGAAGGTGCCTGGGGCACGGTCTGGGCGAGCGACAAGCTGACCAGACGCGAGCGCTCCATGATCACCCTCGCCCTGCTCGCCGCCCTCGGCCAGTGGGACGAGGTCGCGATGCATGTGCGCGCGAGCGCGAATACGGGCGCCACGCCCGAAGATATCCGCGAAGCCATGATGCATGTCGCGGTCTATGCCGGCGTGCCGGCGGCGAACCATGCCCTCAAGATCATCAAGAAGACCTATTCCGAAATGGGAGTGGAGATATGA
- a CDS encoding GntR family transcriptional regulator has protein sequence MTNAIEERAPTQSQRALDGIRELLFSGVYAPGSRLSEPAIAERLQLSRTPVRAALARLEQEGVVDAIPSGGFAVRTFAPADILDAIELRGVLEGTAARLAAERGIAPSLSQALKKVLAEIDELLQASNYALDHERYLDCNAAFHDLIKEASGSSVIGREIDRLVSLPFASPNALLMVQRELPEFHASLQFAQAQHKALLEAIELREGTRAEALAREHARLARRNLEVAMNDDRIKARYPALTLVTG, from the coding sequence ATGACAAACGCGATCGAGGAACGGGCGCCGACACAGTCGCAGCGGGCGCTCGACGGTATCCGCGAGTTGCTGTTCTCAGGCGTGTACGCGCCCGGCTCCCGGCTTTCCGAACCCGCCATCGCGGAGCGTCTGCAGCTCTCGCGCACACCGGTTCGCGCCGCACTTGCCCGCCTCGAACAGGAAGGCGTCGTCGACGCGATCCCGTCCGGCGGCTTCGCGGTCCGGACATTTGCCCCGGCTGACATCCTCGACGCCATCGAATTGAGAGGCGTCCTGGAAGGCACCGCTGCCCGTCTCGCCGCCGAGCGCGGCATCGCCCCGTCGCTGTCCCAGGCACTCAAAAAAGTACTGGCGGAGATCGACGAGCTTCTTCAGGCATCCAATTACGCCCTCGACCATGAGCGCTATCTCGACTGCAACGCCGCTTTTCATGACCTGATCAAGGAGGCATCCGGCAGCTCGGTGATCGGCCGTGAGATTGACCGGCTGGTCAGCCTGCCCTTCGCCAGCCCGAACGCCCTGCTCATGGTGCAGCGTGAGTTGCCCGAATTCCACGCCTCCCTCCAGTTTGCCCAAGCGCAGCACAAGGCGCTGCTGGAGGCGATCGAGCTGCGCGAGGGAACCCGCGCCGAGGCGCTCGCACGCGAGCACGCCCGGCTCGCCCGGCGCAATCTCGAAGTCGCGATGAACGACGACCGCATCAAGGCCCGCTATCCCGCCCTCACCCTGGTGACGGGCTGA
- a CDS encoding potassium channel family protein: MLLPTIISSTITALTIAIHYEVLANLGRIHIRIPPRLGVVAGVFLIFLAHVLEIWLFALGLYLLSEFHELGTLEGAFNGSISDYLYFSTVTYTTLGYGDIRPTGALRTICAFEALTGLLMMAWSAAYTVYKIQRRWE, translated from the coding sequence ATGCTGCTGCCGACCATCATATCGAGCACGATCACCGCGCTGACGATTGCGATCCATTACGAGGTCCTCGCCAATCTCGGAAGGATACACATCCGGATACCGCCCCGGCTCGGCGTCGTCGCCGGGGTGTTCCTGATCTTTCTGGCCCATGTGCTGGAGATCTGGCTGTTCGCGCTCGGCCTCTATCTCCTGAGCGAGTTTCACGAACTCGGCACGCTCGAAGGCGCCTTCAATGGCTCCATCTCGGACTACCTGTATTTCTCCACCGTGACCTACACGACTTTGGGATATGGCGATATCCGCCCGACCGGCGCGCTGCGGACGATCTGTGCGTTCGAGGCCCTGACCGGCCTGCTGATGATGGCGTGGTCCGCCGCCTATACGGTCTATAAAATTCAGCGCCGCTGGGAATGA